In one window of Siphonobacter curvatus DNA:
- a CDS encoding FAD-dependent monooxygenase, with the protein MKKQVLISGASFAGLTLAYWLNKFGYGVTVVELGKDLRTNGSPIDVRGEALNIAKDMGILDQIKANEFVHTDEVVNAQDQTIATFAINTLPQYLGDIEIHRGDLLKIIYEAIAKDEIELIFGTSISSLTQQEDRVEVTFEKGQTKSYDFVFGADGTHSSVRKLAFGPEDQFKKFLGVYFAFAKADQVQTGRPKSTGIVYREVGKQAVVYQFKNGANAILLFRSPKLAWNYRDHQQPKQILREHFGTNTNWKLPEILESMLSADELYFDEACQIHMPDWTIGRVALLGDAAYAPSFFTGMGTSLAIQGATLLAKQLHANEDYQIAFSEYNQRFKPFVEQVQARVSFGLKVQLPETEEALQASYKALSSPNP; encoded by the coding sequence ATGAAAAAACAAGTGCTGATATCGGGTGCCAGCTTTGCTGGATTAACATTGGCCTACTGGCTGAATAAATTTGGTTATGGTGTTACTGTCGTGGAATTGGGTAAGGATCTTAGAACCAATGGCTCACCTATTGATGTGCGTGGTGAAGCCTTGAATATCGCCAAGGACATGGGTATATTGGATCAGATTAAAGCGAATGAATTTGTTCATACCGATGAGGTCGTGAATGCCCAAGATCAAACCATAGCTACCTTTGCTATCAATACACTGCCGCAGTATTTAGGGGATATAGAAATACACCGTGGGGATTTATTAAAAATTATCTACGAAGCGATTGCAAAAGATGAGATTGAACTAATTTTTGGCACGAGCATATCCTCATTGACTCAGCAGGAAGATCGGGTAGAGGTAACGTTCGAAAAAGGGCAGACCAAGTCTTATGACTTTGTTTTTGGAGCTGATGGCACTCACTCCAGCGTTCGAAAACTTGCTTTCGGACCCGAAGATCAATTTAAAAAGTTTCTTGGGGTCTACTTTGCCTTTGCTAAAGCAGATCAGGTGCAGACCGGTAGACCCAAGTCTACGGGTATTGTGTATCGTGAAGTAGGAAAACAGGCCGTAGTGTATCAATTTAAAAATGGTGCCAATGCTATCCTTTTATTCCGATCGCCTAAATTGGCTTGGAACTACCGAGATCACCAACAACCGAAGCAGATTTTAAGGGAACATTTCGGTACGAATACGAATTGGAAACTTCCGGAAATTTTAGAGTCAATGCTTAGTGCTGATGAATTATATTTTGATGAAGCCTGTCAAATCCATATGCCGGATTGGACAATAGGGCGGGTAGCTCTACTAGGCGATGCCGCCTACGCACCAAGCTTCTTCACCGGCATGGGTACGAGTTTAGCTATACAAGGGGCAACCCTGTTAGCTAAACAGCTGCATGCGAATGAAGATTATCAAATTGCTTTTTCAGAATATAACCAACGCTTTAAGCCTTTTGTCGAGCAGGTACAAGCTCGCGTATCCTTTGGATTAAAAGTTCAATTGCCTGAGACCGAAGAAGCGTTACAAGCCTCTTATAAAGCCTTGAGCAGTCCCAATCCATGA
- a CDS encoding helix-turn-helix domain-containing protein, which translates to MNNAGGQYFDDSVEQFTNKVGVTFEEFLQYFQVNFFKGFIFLPDMAMHFGSFVTNQDFTRVTGQSDIKDGIGFIFYNIFEDKAPDGTDNPTSTEPLEPPYVRIFPYSIRQTLHFKKGTRVTHVSISISAEYLKEFLREEADHFGYLFDSANNFWIEELMTDDILRTVNDIVKKEEPLTMKGFYYKLKAMELLFYMFESLKKRESSVGLKLNGKEIQAVYRVRDKIVSSLDQPSTIATLKEIAGMNELKLRKVFTQVFGMGIYDYYQRLRMKEAARLLREEKVSVSEAGFRMGFENLGHFTKVFEKHIGKKPKKYVQSLNLTNL; encoded by the coding sequence ATGAATAATGCTGGGGGTCAATATTTTGACGACAGTGTGGAGCAGTTTACCAATAAGGTGGGGGTGACCTTTGAAGAGTTCTTGCAGTATTTTCAGGTTAACTTCTTTAAAGGATTTATTTTTTTGCCCGACATGGCCATGCACTTCGGCTCATTTGTCACCAATCAGGACTTCACCCGCGTAACGGGCCAATCTGATATTAAAGACGGTATTGGTTTTATCTTTTACAATATCTTTGAAGATAAAGCACCAGATGGAACGGATAATCCTACATCAACTGAACCCTTGGAGCCGCCTTATGTGCGTATTTTTCCGTATTCGATCAGGCAAACCTTGCATTTCAAAAAAGGGACTCGCGTAACCCATGTTTCCATCAGTATTAGTGCAGAATATCTGAAGGAGTTTCTAAGGGAGGAAGCTGACCATTTCGGGTATCTTTTTGATAGTGCTAATAATTTTTGGATAGAGGAATTGATGACCGATGACATTTTACGTACCGTAAATGACATCGTTAAAAAGGAAGAGCCCCTTACTATGAAAGGTTTTTATTACAAACTGAAGGCGATGGAATTGCTTTTCTATATGTTTGAAAGTTTGAAGAAACGGGAGAGCTCTGTTGGTTTGAAGCTGAATGGAAAGGAAATTCAGGCTGTCTATCGAGTTAGGGACAAAATCGTTTCCTCATTAGACCAGCCCAGTACCATAGCTACCCTGAAAGAAATTGCTGGTATGAATGAATTGAAACTCCGTAAAGTTTTTACGCAGGTATTTGGCATGGGTATCTATGATTACTATCAGCGTCTGCGTATGAAAGAAGCCGCACGGCTTTTACGCGAAGAAAAGGTATCGGTATCCGAAGCTGGATTTCGAATGGGCTTTGAGAATCTGGGTCATTTCACGAAAGTATTTGAAAAGCACATAGGGAAGAAGCCAAAAAAATACGTTCAAAGTTTGAACCTAACCAACCTGTGA
- a CDS encoding alpha/beta fold hydrolase, with the protein MMTQISSTNEELLNALPGFQERYASVNGVHLHYVSGGKGNPLILLPGWPETWWAYHKVMPLLAQHYEVIAVDIRGMGHSDMPLMGYDKKNMAQDLAELITHLGYSNAYVAGHDIGAHVAFSLAANHPKLVSKLILLDTPHPTPDMFRLPMLPTGSMAEGSGYTYPWWVAFNQLKQLPEQVLAGRIRIILDWVFDHLLLNKNSIDTSDRAVYAAAYDTEAGIRASNAWYQAFLQDIEDSKTYAALPMPVLGIGASGYELLNYTLPEQATQWQVVQIEESGHFLLAEQPQKTAAAMMAFLG; encoded by the coding sequence ATGATGACTCAAATTTCTTCAACCAACGAAGAGCTTCTTAACGCTTTACCCGGTTTTCAGGAGCGGTATGCTTCGGTTAATGGCGTGCACTTGCACTATGTGAGCGGTGGAAAAGGCAATCCTTTAATTCTTCTCCCCGGCTGGCCCGAAACCTGGTGGGCTTACCATAAAGTGATGCCCTTGCTGGCCCAGCACTATGAGGTAATTGCTGTTGATATTCGGGGAATGGGTCATTCGGACATGCCCCTTATGGGCTATGATAAGAAAAACATGGCTCAGGACCTTGCCGAGTTAATCACTCACTTAGGTTACTCTAACGCCTATGTAGCGGGGCACGACATTGGAGCCCATGTGGCCTTTAGTTTGGCCGCCAATCACCCAAAACTGGTAAGCAAGCTGATCCTTCTCGATACGCCGCATCCGACACCTGATATGTTTCGGCTACCGATGCTTCCTACGGGCTCCATGGCGGAAGGAAGTGGCTATACCTATCCCTGGTGGGTGGCCTTCAATCAACTCAAGCAATTACCCGAGCAGGTTTTAGCAGGCCGCATACGTATCATCTTGGACTGGGTCTTTGATCATCTTCTGCTTAATAAAAACAGCATTGATACCAGCGATCGAGCCGTTTATGCAGCAGCGTATGACACCGAGGCAGGGATTCGAGCCTCCAATGCCTGGTATCAGGCTTTCTTGCAGGATATTGAAGATAGTAAAACGTATGCGGCTTTGCCTATGCCGGTTTTAGGAATTGGAGCCAGTGGCTATGAGTTACTAAACTATACCTTACCCGAACAGGCTACGCAATGGCAGGTCGTTCAAATCGAAGAAAGTGGCCATTTCCTGCTAGCGGAACAACCTCAGAAGACCGCGGCAGCAATGATGGCGTTTTTAGGCTAA
- a CDS encoding TetR/AcrR family transcriptional regulator, with product MEDTRQRIIDCAIATFATHSSATLDTVADAASITRRTLNRYFSDKKDLLEACTREMLTTCEAAMTQAYQSSDHPVTQLERMLYAGIDCNYKFLFLTKLQVQTPPPSSPPLTQGYDTIKDKWFTLITQLQGQGLISQQLSIAWIFHLFGGMIHTTVHALDSGTVARQDLKTYAWYSFSRSIGLQG from the coding sequence ATGGAAGATACTCGTCAACGTATTATCGATTGTGCTATTGCCACCTTTGCTACCCATTCGTCCGCTACGTTAGATACCGTAGCGGATGCTGCCAGCATTACTCGCCGTACGCTTAATCGCTATTTTAGCGATAAAAAAGATCTGCTGGAGGCTTGTACGCGTGAAATGCTTACGACTTGCGAAGCAGCCATGACCCAGGCCTATCAAAGCAGTGACCATCCTGTAACGCAACTCGAACGTATGCTCTATGCCGGTATCGATTGCAATTACAAATTTCTTTTTCTTACCAAGCTACAGGTTCAGACGCCGCCCCCTTCCTCTCCGCCCCTTACGCAAGGCTACGATACAATTAAGGATAAATGGTTTACGCTGATTACCCAGCTTCAAGGCCAGGGACTTATTAGTCAGCAGCTTTCCATTGCCTGGATTTTTCATCTGTTTGGGGGTATGATCCATACAACCGTTCACGCCCTGGATTCAGGAACCGTGGCTCGTCAGGATCTGAAGACGTACGCCTGGTATTCCTTCAGTCGTAGTATTGGACTGCAGGGTTAA